A genomic segment from Limisphaera ngatamarikiensis encodes:
- the tig gene encoding trigger factor: MNISVEPLAPCRKLVRVEVEAAKVDEAFAETLKEYRAEAILPGFRRGKAPLELVERKFQKEIEEAVRRRLLQECLKEIETNKGLRPLRTENLEVVQFGRGQALNAVLTLETEPEFDLPEYKGLPAKREIRSVTEEDVERALEVLRRQRVRYQTVDRPAATGDIAVINYTATVEGRPLREVAPDAPSLAEARAFWVNVERNAFLPGFGEQLTGARAGESRTIHLMFPPDFPSPALAGRPAAFQVEVVEIKEVVLPPLDDQFARDLGAENLEALRAGVRRDLENELKYKLRQQVRSQLIRGLLERVHFDLPESLVENETRRVVYQIVRENTARGVSRDLIEREKETIYQNALATARDRVKWDFLVNRIAEKENIKVTEEDFHRWVAYHAALANKTPQQVLSEIVQNQTAQAVHDEILHGKVLEFLEQHAHIEDVPPDQMPVGLAIRS; this comes from the coding sequence GTGAACATTTCGGTAGAACCGTTGGCCCCCTGCCGCAAGCTGGTGCGGGTGGAAGTCGAGGCTGCAAAGGTGGACGAGGCCTTTGCCGAAACGCTCAAGGAGTACCGGGCGGAGGCGATCCTGCCGGGTTTCCGCCGCGGCAAGGCACCCTTGGAACTGGTCGAGCGCAAGTTCCAGAAGGAAATCGAGGAAGCCGTCCGGCGCCGACTCCTGCAGGAGTGCCTGAAGGAGATTGAAACCAACAAGGGTCTGCGCCCGTTGCGAACGGAAAACCTGGAAGTGGTGCAGTTCGGTCGCGGCCAGGCATTGAACGCCGTCCTGACCCTCGAAACCGAGCCCGAATTCGACCTGCCGGAGTACAAGGGCCTGCCCGCCAAACGCGAGATCCGTTCGGTGACCGAGGAGGACGTGGAACGTGCCCTGGAGGTGCTGCGCCGCCAACGCGTGCGCTATCAGACCGTTGACCGCCCGGCGGCCACCGGCGACATCGCCGTGATCAACTACACCGCCACCGTGGAAGGCCGGCCCCTGCGCGAGGTGGCCCCTGATGCGCCGAGCCTCGCCGAGGCCAGGGCCTTTTGGGTCAACGTGGAACGAAACGCCTTCCTGCCCGGCTTCGGAGAACAGTTGACCGGTGCCCGGGCCGGCGAATCGCGGACCATCCACCTCATGTTCCCGCCCGATTTTCCCAGCCCGGCCCTGGCAGGTCGACCGGCCGCATTTCAGGTGGAGGTCGTCGAGATCAAGGAAGTGGTCCTTCCACCGCTGGACGACCAGTTCGCCAGGGACCTGGGAGCCGAAAACCTGGAGGCCCTCCGCGCAGGCGTCCGGCGCGACCTTGAAAATGAGCTGAAATACAAACTCCGACAGCAGGTCCGATCCCAACTGATTCGCGGGTTGCTGGAGCGGGTCCATTTCGACCTGCCGGAATCTCTCGTGGAGAACGAGACACGCCGGGTCGTCTACCAGATTGTCCGCGAAAACACGGCCCGGGGCGTCAGCCGCGACCTGATTGAACGTGAAAAGGAGACCATCTACCAGAACGCACTGGCCACCGCCCGGGACCGGGTCAAATGGGACTTCCTGGTGAACCGGATCGCCGAAAAGGAAAACATCAAGGTCACCGAAGAAGATTTCCATCGCTGGGTCGCCTATCACGCCGCCCTGGCCAACAAAACGCCCCAGCAGGTGTTGTCCGAAATCGTCCAAAACCAGACGGCCCAGGCCGTCCACGACGAAATCCTCCACGGGAAGGTTCTCGAGTTTCTCGAACAACACGCCCACATCGAGGACGTTCCGCCGGACCAAATGCCCGTGGGGTTGGCCATCCGAAGCTGA
- a CDS encoding DUF72 domain-containing protein, with protein sequence MHGPGDPTGGSVGAGSGLKVGCCGFAGSQKDYFRKFRVVEIQQTFYEPPRVETAGKWRAAAPADFEFTLKAWQLITHTADSPTYRRLRTELSEADLIECGHFQDTAVVRFAWQRTLEVARALQARRVLFQCPARFTPTPENVRRLRRFFENLDRSGLDCVWEPRGSWPPDLVRSLCEELHLTHAVDPFRQPCLAGAVPYYRLHGGTGYSHRFTDEELDELKRRVGPGPAHVFFNNVTMKEDALRFLARL encoded by the coding sequence ATGCACGGCCCTGGGGACCCAACGGGCGGATCGGTCGGAGCCGGCTCGGGGCTCAAGGTGGGGTGTTGCGGTTTTGCGGGGTCCCAGAAGGACTACTTTCGCAAATTCCGGGTGGTGGAAATTCAACAGACGTTCTACGAGCCGCCCCGGGTCGAGACAGCCGGCAAATGGCGGGCCGCAGCGCCGGCAGACTTCGAGTTCACGTTAAAAGCGTGGCAGTTGATCACCCACACGGCCGACAGCCCCACCTACCGCCGGTTGCGGACGGAGCTTTCGGAGGCGGATCTGATCGAGTGCGGTCATTTTCAGGACACCGCGGTGGTGCGCTTTGCGTGGCAACGGACCCTGGAGGTGGCGCGGGCCCTACAGGCGCGGCGGGTGCTCTTCCAATGTCCGGCCCGGTTCACACCCACGCCGGAGAACGTCCGGCGTTTGCGGCGGTTTTTTGAGAACCTGGATCGTTCCGGGCTGGACTGCGTGTGGGAACCGCGCGGGTCCTGGCCGCCCGACCTGGTGCGTTCCCTGTGCGAGGAACTGCACCTGACCCATGCAGTGGATCCGTTCCGGCAACCGTGCCTGGCGGGGGCGGTGCCCTACTATCGGCTGCATGGGGGCACCGGCTACTCCCATCGGTTTACTGACGAGGAACTGGATGAGCTGAAGAGGCGGGTGGGTCCGGGCCCGGCCCATGTCTTTTTCAACAACGTGACGATGAAAGAGGACGCGCTGCGGTTTTTGGCGCGGCTTTGA
- a CDS encoding bifunctional 4-hydroxy-2-oxoglutarate aldolase/2-dehydro-3-deoxy-phosphogluconate aldolase has translation MRTRDQILQALTDPGVIAVVRARSREQVLPLTEALLAGGVRAVEITLTTPEACAAIEEARRRFENDALIGAGTVLNADQCRAVLASGAEFVVTPLARPDFVPIIFTGGAVSVIGAFTPTEAQWAHEAGADFIKLFPAELLGPGFVRSVRAPMPHLRFIPTGGVTLENLAEWFQAGCPAVGVGSALVSREILAANDWAELKRRATAYAEAARAARAGTKAA, from the coding sequence ATGCGTACGCGCGATCAAATCCTGCAGGCGCTGACGGACCCGGGCGTCATCGCCGTGGTGCGGGCACGGTCCCGGGAACAGGTTCTGCCCCTGACCGAAGCCCTGCTGGCAGGCGGGGTGCGGGCGGTGGAAATCACACTCACCACGCCCGAGGCCTGTGCGGCCATTGAAGAGGCCCGGCGACGATTCGAAAACGACGCCCTGATCGGCGCCGGCACCGTGCTGAACGCGGACCAGTGCCGCGCCGTCCTGGCCAGCGGCGCGGAGTTTGTGGTTACCCCGCTGGCCCGCCCGGATTTCGTCCCCATCATTTTCACAGGCGGGGCCGTCAGCGTCATCGGAGCCTTCACCCCCACCGAAGCCCAATGGGCTCACGAGGCCGGGGCCGACTTCATCAAACTCTTTCCGGCCGAGCTGTTGGGCCCGGGGTTCGTGCGTTCCGTGCGGGCTCCGATGCCCCACCTGCGGTTCATCCCCACGGGCGGAGTCACCTTGGAAAACCTGGCCGAATGGTTTCAGGCCGGTTGCCCGGCCGTGGGCGTGGGCTCGGCCCTGGTCTCCAGGGAGATCCTGGCGGCCAACGACTGGGCCGAACTGAAACGCCGCGCAACGGCCTATGCCGAGGCCGCCCGCGCAGCCCGTGCCGGGACAAAAGCCGCTTGA
- a CDS encoding response regulator transcription factor, translating into MGRVSIAVAIIEDDAPAREILAQWLRRAEGFRCVGEYESAETALRELPGVKPDVVLVDINLPGLNGIECVRRLKPQMPEAQFVMLTVYEDADHIFDALKAGATGYLLKQTTRQELLAAVRQVHSGGSPMTSNIARKVVQSFQQQPAGLSAGAVEAPETAELSPREREVLDLLARGYLYKEIADALSISLPTVNTYIRRIYEKLHVRSRWQAVARYAHWAPGAGGADRGSEGSGGRKN; encoded by the coding sequence ATGGGCAGGGTGAGTATTGCGGTGGCCATCATTGAGGATGACGCGCCGGCGCGTGAGATCCTGGCGCAATGGTTGCGCCGGGCGGAGGGGTTTCGCTGCGTGGGCGAGTATGAGTCGGCCGAGACCGCCCTGCGCGAGTTACCCGGTGTGAAACCGGACGTGGTGTTGGTGGACATCAACCTGCCCGGGCTGAACGGGATCGAGTGTGTGCGCCGGCTGAAACCGCAGATGCCGGAGGCGCAGTTCGTGATGCTGACCGTGTACGAGGACGCGGATCACATTTTCGATGCGCTCAAGGCGGGTGCAACCGGTTACCTGCTCAAACAGACCACACGGCAGGAACTTCTGGCGGCGGTGCGCCAGGTGCACAGCGGGGGCTCGCCCATGACCAGCAACATTGCCCGCAAGGTGGTGCAATCCTTTCAGCAGCAACCGGCGGGACTGTCTGCAGGTGCGGTGGAGGCACCGGAAACGGCCGAGTTGTCGCCGCGGGAGCGGGAGGTGCTGGATCTGCTGGCGCGGGGTTACCTGTACAAGGAGATTGCGGATGCGCTGAGCATCAGCCTGCCCACGGTGAACACCTACATCCGGCGGATCTACGAGAAACTGCATGTGCGTTCGCGCTGGCAGGCGGTGGCCCGGTATGCCCATTGGGCTCCGGGCGCGGGAGGCGCGGATCGAGGTTCGGAAGGTTCCGGCGGTCGGAAGAACTGA
- a CDS encoding fumarate hydratase, whose amino-acid sequence MNGELQASLVELIRRTSAEMPDDVARAIVAALEREQKGTIAESAMKIIQANIELARRKSQPICQDTGSILFYVDCPVGYDQIAFEETAREAVKLATRKGYLRQNSVDSLTGKNDGTNVGPGSPTLHFHQHRSPDVYVRLILKGGGCENVGAQYSLPDERLGANRDLAGCRKVILDAVLQAQGKGCGPGVLGVCIGGDRATGYEFSKQQFLRRLDDRNPNPVLDELEQDIVRTANELGIGPMGFGGWTTLLGAKICAVNRLPASFFVSVSYMCWAFRRQGVKLDAQGRIVEWLY is encoded by the coding sequence ATGAACGGCGAATTGCAGGCTTCCCTGGTGGAACTGATCCGGCGCACCTCGGCCGAGATGCCCGACGACGTCGCCCGGGCGATCGTGGCGGCGCTCGAACGGGAACAGAAGGGCACCATCGCCGAGTCGGCCATGAAAATCATCCAGGCCAACATCGAACTGGCCCGGCGCAAATCCCAGCCCATCTGCCAGGACACCGGCAGCATTCTGTTCTACGTGGATTGCCCGGTGGGCTATGACCAGATTGCCTTCGAGGAAACCGCCCGCGAGGCAGTCAAACTGGCCACACGCAAGGGGTACCTTCGCCAAAACTCGGTGGATTCCCTCACCGGCAAAAACGACGGCACCAACGTCGGCCCCGGTTCGCCCACCCTTCATTTCCACCAACACCGTTCGCCGGACGTTTACGTCCGCCTCATCCTCAAGGGCGGCGGGTGCGAAAATGTCGGCGCCCAATATTCGCTCCCGGACGAGCGCCTGGGAGCCAACCGTGACCTGGCCGGGTGCCGCAAGGTCATTTTGGACGCCGTGTTGCAGGCCCAGGGCAAGGGCTGTGGCCCGGGCGTGCTGGGCGTTTGCATTGGTGGCGACCGCGCCACCGGATACGAGTTCAGCAAACAACAGTTCCTGCGCCGTCTGGACGACCGCAACCCCAACCCCGTCCTGGACGAACTGGAACAGGACATCGTGCGCACCGCCAACGAACTGGGCATCGGCCCCATGGGATTCGGCGGCTGGACCACCCTGCTGGGTGCCAAGATCTGTGCCGTGAACCGTCTGCCGGCCTCCTTCTTCGTCAGCGTCAGCTACATGTGCTGGGCCTTTCGTCGGCAGGGGGTAAAACTCGATGCCCAGGGCCGCATCGTGGAATGGCTCTATTGA
- the lysS gene encoding lysine--tRNA ligase, producing MDESNALIEQRKAKLAALRARGLDPFRNKFTPTRSCEEARTGYVEGQEVAVAGRVTAHRDMGRSLFFDVRDGSGRLQVYAQKNVLGDEAYELVKHLDLGDIVGVRGTLFTTRTGEISVRATECVLLAKALRPPPAKWHGLEDTEIRYRQRYLDLIANPEVKQVFLKRSRIVRAIREFLYNRGFVEVETPVLQAIPGGAAARPFRTWHNALGCEFYLRIALELPLKRLLVGGFDRVFELGRCFRNEGISRRHNPEFTMLEAYQAYGDYETMMELVQSMIVHVAQTVLGTLRVEHRNAEGQVVRTIDLTPPWPRVRYKDLVRERAGRDWFDVTPEERRARAERLGAELGPDYEDFEVTQAVFEKLIEPTLIQPVFVTHLPRELIPLAKVSPEDPTTVEVFELCINGQEIAPAYTEQNDPIEQRERLEHQAGGERQKLDEDFLVALEHGMPPAGGMGMGIDRLCMMLLGQESIRDVILFPQLRPRQPHTAAGTDLPTAAAGPTG from the coding sequence ATGGACGAGTCCAATGCGCTGATTGAACAGCGGAAGGCGAAGCTGGCGGCCCTGCGGGCGCGCGGCCTGGATCCGTTTCGCAACAAGTTCACGCCCACCCGGAGCTGCGAGGAGGCCCGGACCGGGTACGTGGAAGGCCAGGAGGTGGCGGTGGCGGGTCGGGTGACGGCGCATCGGGACATGGGCAGGAGCCTGTTTTTCGATGTGCGCGACGGCAGCGGTCGGCTGCAGGTCTACGCCCAGAAGAACGTGTTGGGCGACGAGGCCTACGAGCTCGTGAAGCACCTGGATCTGGGCGACATCGTGGGGGTGCGCGGCACGTTGTTCACCACGCGCACGGGTGAGATTTCGGTGCGGGCGACCGAGTGCGTGTTGCTGGCCAAGGCGTTGCGACCGCCCCCGGCCAAATGGCACGGGCTCGAAGACACCGAGATCCGCTACCGGCAGCGTTATCTGGACCTGATCGCCAACCCGGAGGTCAAACAGGTGTTTTTGAAGCGGAGCCGGATCGTGCGGGCCATCCGGGAGTTTCTGTACAACCGCGGGTTTGTGGAAGTGGAGACGCCGGTGTTGCAGGCCATTCCGGGGGGTGCGGCGGCGCGGCCGTTCAGGACCTGGCACAATGCGCTGGGGTGCGAGTTTTACCTGCGGATCGCGCTGGAGCTGCCGTTGAAGCGGCTGCTGGTGGGGGGATTTGACCGGGTGTTCGAGCTGGGTCGGTGTTTCCGCAACGAGGGGATTTCCCGCCGGCACAATCCGGAGTTCACCATGCTGGAGGCTTATCAGGCCTATGGCGATTACGAGACCATGATGGAACTGGTCCAGAGCATGATTGTGCACGTGGCGCAGACGGTGCTGGGCACGTTGCGGGTCGAACACCGGAACGCGGAGGGGCAGGTGGTGCGGACGATTGATCTGACGCCGCCCTGGCCCCGGGTGCGGTACAAGGATCTGGTGCGCGAACGGGCGGGCCGGGACTGGTTCGATGTCACGCCGGAGGAACGGCGCGCGCGGGCGGAACGGCTGGGGGCGGAGCTGGGGCCGGATTACGAGGATTTCGAGGTCACCCAGGCCGTGTTTGAAAAGCTGATCGAGCCCACGCTGATCCAGCCGGTGTTCGTGACGCATCTGCCCAGGGAGTTGATTCCACTGGCCAAGGTGTCGCCGGAGGATCCCACCACGGTGGAGGTGTTTGAGCTGTGCATCAACGGCCAGGAAATCGCGCCCGCCTACACGGAACAGAACGATCCCATCGAACAGCGCGAACGGCTGGAACACCAGGCCGGCGGCGAACGGCAAAAGCTGGACGAGGACTTCCTTGTGGCGCTGGAGCATGGGATGCCGCCTGCCGGTGGCATGGGCATGGGCATTGACCGGCTGTGCATGATGCTGCTGGGTCAGGAGAGCATTCGGGACGTGATCCTGTTCCCGCAACTGCGTCCTCGTCAGCCGCACACAGCTGCAGGTACGGATCTGCCGACCGCTGCGGCCGGCCCGACCGGTTGA